A single region of the Zonotrichia albicollis isolate bZonAlb1 chromosome 16, bZonAlb1.hap1, whole genome shotgun sequence genome encodes:
- the CDR2 gene encoding cerebellar degeneration-related protein 2, translating into MLADSLVEEFEIREDEPWYDQQDLQQDLHLAAELGKTLLDRNTELEESLQQMYATNQEQLQEIEYLTKQVELLRQMNDQHAKVYEQLDVTARELEDTNQKLVAESRASQQKIISLTETIESLQTHIDDLQRQVEELKKPGRGRMSQERSEQPRSMHSFSCLKELYDLRQYFVYDHVFAEKITSMDSQLSPLEEENEKLKKAVTVLQAQLSAEKEKRVTMEEEYSLMVKENCELERRLVDTDLYRARAEELEAEVAEMRQILQAENSLHNAEKLVPESFFISFKESLDRELGQSLADDGLVTVSELEKKALKRSCSESLLSSAAGADILRGHEETCIRRAEAVKQRGISVLNEVDAQYNALKVKYEELLKKCQVDEDSLKHKAVQTLKQYSKDLNVGNTQYDLSASNQEFTIAELSDSSTNAPPEYKALFKEIFSCIRKTKEEIDEHRAKYKTLSSQP; encoded by the exons ATGCTGGCCGACAGCCTGGTGGAGGAGTTCGAAATCCGCGAGGATGAGCCCTGGTACGACCAGCAGGACCTGCAGCAAG ATCTTCACCTTGCTGCTGAGCTTGGCAAGACACTACTGGACCGTAACACTGAACTAGAGGAATCCTTACAGCAAATGTATGCAACAAATCAAGAGCAACTGCAGGAGATAGAG TACCTCACAAAGCAAGTGGAGCTCCTGCGGCAGATGAATGACCAGCATGCCAAAGTCTATGAACAGCTGGATGTGACAGCAAGAGAACTGGAAGACACTAATCAAAAACTGGTTGCAGAGAGTAGAGCTTCACAACAAAAGATAATAAG CTTGACAGAGACCATTGAAAGTCTGCAAACGCACATAGATGACCTGCAGCGACAAGTGGAAGAGCTGAAGAAGCCCGGGCGAGGCCGGATGAGCCAGGAGAGATCTGAGCAGCCCAGGTCAATGCACAGCTTCTCCTGCTTGAAGGAGCTCTACGACCTCCGCCA GTATTTCGTTTACGATCACGTCTTTGCAGAGAAGATTACTTCGATGGACAGTCAGCTAAGTCCTCTAGAAGAAGAGAATGAGAAGTTGAAGAAGGCAGTGACAGTTCTGCAAGCCCAGCTGAgtgcagagaaagagaagagggTGACCATGGAGGAGGAGTACAGTCTGATGGTGAAAGAGAACTGTGAGCTGGAGCGGAGGCTGGTCGACACAGACCTGTATCGGGCTCGGGCggaggagctggaggcagaAGTAGCTGAGATGCGACAGATCCTTCAGGCTGAAAACAGCCTCCATAATGCAGAGAAATTGGTGCCAGAATCCTTTTTCATTTCATTCAAGGAATCTCTGGACAGGGAGCTTggtcagagcctggcagatGATGGACTTGTGACAGTATCGGAGCTTGAGAAGAAGGCACTGAAACGGAGCTGCAGCGAGAGCCTGCTGAGCAGCGCGGCCGGGGCAGACATCCTCAGGGGCCACGAGGAAACCTGCATCCGGAGAGCCGAAGCTGTGAAGCAGCGAGGGATCTCTGTACTCAATGAAGTTGATGCTCAGTACAATGCTCTGAAAGTGAAGTATGAGGAACTTTTGAAGAAGTGTCAAGTGGATGAAGATTCTTTGAAACACAAGGCTGTACAAACACTGAAGCAGTATTCCAAAGACCTAAACGTGGGGAACACCCAGTATGATCTTTCAGCTAGCAATCAAGAATTCACAATTGCTGAGCTAAGTGACTCTTCCACAAATGCTCCCCCTGAATACAAAGCACTATTCAAGGAGATTTTTAGCTGtatcagaaaaacaaaagaagaaatagaTGAACACAGAGCAAAGTACAAGACTCTCTCCTCTCAGCCATAA